The Thiorhodovibrio litoralis genome includes a window with the following:
- a CDS encoding GGDEF domain-containing protein: MRSKRGFMGSLHRSLAFERNLAILFASLGVLLMALMTGYWLLVLEPNLRADAESRVRALAQAQARSLEVLFGLDLAQSRLLDELDTRINGMLLLKEPQDDSKLTLRIELELDPDSVAVPPERQRLARGQAQCTDCLKVDAPLYHPRNQQLIGIATFYCNTASLNRLIGDVRIRLIWAGGSILALIVVAWLGTVRLLLRLRESESNVRNLLDVAPFPILLLEQDQRRIALANKAAQRYLELVPSATGRLDSLAWRKIRALGMDLSGPDRREIQLSAEDGEPRWAILSATEVNVSNAPHPVVSLVDVSELKAVQQRLHLAANTDGLTKSYNRRFLFERLEEEIARTENDRHSLSVILFDLDEFKAVNDTYGHAVGDAVLIQTAEAMRECIRAADTCGRYGGEEFLVILPFATRNTAAELAERIRVGIESLPPIRPNLKLTISGGIAEHCGTDVDSLLEAADRNLYLAKQQGRNRVIG, translated from the coding sequence ATGAGGAGTAAGCGCGGCTTTATGGGTTCCCTGCATCGCTCGCTGGCATTCGAGCGCAATCTAGCGATTTTGTTCGCCAGCCTTGGCGTGCTGCTGATGGCCTTGATGACCGGCTACTGGCTGCTGGTGCTGGAGCCCAATCTGCGCGCCGATGCCGAAAGCCGCGTGCGCGCCCTGGCCCAGGCGCAGGCGCGCAGTCTGGAGGTGCTGTTCGGGCTCGACCTGGCGCAGTCGCGATTGCTCGACGAACTCGACACCCGCATCAATGGGATGCTGTTGCTCAAGGAGCCTCAGGATGACTCCAAGCTGACGCTGCGCATCGAGCTGGAACTGGACCCCGATAGCGTTGCAGTCCCGCCTGAGCGCCAGCGCCTTGCGCGCGGACAGGCGCAGTGTACCGACTGCCTGAAGGTCGATGCGCCCCTCTATCATCCGCGCAATCAACAACTCATCGGTATCGCCACCTTTTACTGCAATACAGCTTCGTTGAACCGCCTGATCGGCGATGTACGGATCAGACTGATCTGGGCCGGTGGCAGCATTCTGGCCCTGATTGTTGTGGCCTGGCTCGGAACTGTGCGGTTGCTGCTGCGTCTGCGCGAAAGCGAATCGAATGTGCGCAATTTGCTCGACGTCGCCCCCTTCCCGATCCTGCTGCTGGAGCAGGACCAGCGGCGTATCGCCTTGGCCAACAAGGCGGCGCAGCGTTATCTGGAGCTCGTTCCCAGTGCGACCGGGCGGCTCGATAGCCTGGCCTGGCGAAAGATCAGGGCACTGGGGATGGACCTGTCCGGACCCGATCGGCGCGAGATTCAACTCAGCGCAGAGGACGGCGAACCGCGCTGGGCCATTCTGTCCGCAACCGAGGTGAATGTCTCGAACGCGCCTCACCCGGTGGTGTCGCTGGTGGATGTCTCCGAGCTAAAGGCCGTGCAGCAGCGACTGCACCTGGCCGCTAACACCGATGGACTGACCAAAAGCTACAACCGGCGTTTCCTGTTCGAGCGGCTGGAGGAAGAGATCGCCCGTACCGAGAATGACCGCCATTCGCTCTCGGTGATCTTGTTCGACCTGGACGAGTTCAAGGCCGTTAATGATACCTATGGCCATGCCGTTGGCGATGCGGTGTTGATTCAGACCGCCGAGGCCATGCGCGAGTGCATTCGCGCCGCTGATACCTGCGGGCGTTATGGCGGTGAAGAATTCCTCGTCATTCTGCCCTTCGCGACCCGCAATACCGCTGCCGAGCTCGCCGAGCGCATCCGCGTTGGCATCGAAAGCCTGCCCCCGATCCGGCCCAATCTGAAATTGACCATCAGCGGAGGCATTGCCGAGCATTGTGGAACCGACGTCGACAGCCTGCTCGAAGCCGCCGACCGCAATCTCTACCTGGCTAAGCAGCAGGGGCGTAACCGGGTGATCGGCTAA
- a CDS encoding YfiR/HmsC family protein, producing the protein MGTRSDRVIPPESGSSPGSPRISARRRLPVAFLCLVLVGVALAQAAALAGGLWPEEEQRLRVGLKLFPAVLGAVEDLKRDHSRDGQLHIAVGYQTLDASVREVVSSIEEVGEVQGLRLKVRPVPIADLLEEADASLAAVFVASVGMASAQLQRLSEGRGVLVFSPFTGDVARGAVAGVYVTDRILPAVNLAQAERAGLRFKAFFLRVAHHEE; encoded by the coding sequence TTGGGTACGCGTTCTGATCGCGTGATCCCGCCCGAGTCAGGCTCCAGTCCTGGCAGTCCGCGCATCTCCGCGCGGCGGCGTCTGCCTGTTGCCTTTTTGTGTCTGGTGCTGGTGGGTGTCGCGCTAGCCCAGGCAGCGGCGTTGGCGGGCGGCCTGTGGCCGGAGGAAGAGCAGCGCCTGCGGGTCGGGCTCAAGCTCTTTCCCGCCGTGCTCGGCGCTGTAGAGGACCTGAAGCGGGACCACAGCCGCGATGGCCAGTTGCATATTGCGGTTGGCTACCAGACGCTAGATGCCAGCGTGCGTGAGGTGGTGAGCTCCATTGAGGAGGTTGGGGAGGTGCAGGGGCTGCGGCTTAAGGTCAGACCCGTACCCATTGCTGACTTGCTTGAGGAGGCGGACGCATCGCTGGCCGCGGTGTTCGTGGCGAGCGTCGGGATGGCCTCGGCACAGTTGCAGCGTCTGTCTGAAGGGCGCGGCGTTCTGGTCTTTTCCCCTTTTACCGGCGATGTGGCTCGAGGCGCGGTGGCTGGGGTCTATGTCACCGACCGGATTCTGCCAGCGGTCAATCTCGCGCAGGCCGAACGCGCCGGTCTGCGGTTCAAGGCGTTTTTCCTGCGGGTGGCCCATCATGAGGAGTAA
- a CDS encoding TonB-dependent receptor plug domain-containing protein, which translates to MTATVLLTSLLSAAGFASERAGEVADTESLNDLLSIIDQQTQLATKSGMNADYVPGMATILTGDDLRARGVRSVSEALALVPGISQAIEMTGERQILSRGIGYGYASGNLKILLDGVSMNATLYATANPVLNIPIEQVERIEVIRGPGASVHGEYAFAGVIDVITRTGDREVSASAMEDGDYGGGLMWHWADPERDLALSVNAYGLDGDGGVDVATDAAFNLGMPEISNAPGLSNESHRYRGLFADIRWGAFFGSIKLLDDDYGDYFGINHFLPPDDDRLASRQRYQSLQLGTDLTFNARWRSRLRFEVLRYERDRDDLFVFPTGYFFDDESVVMSQDYQETRYLIAADTHWNPNDRHQVLFGLEASHVAVDEATWDWPAAFEIDFPWLDDQRNRRILSAIVQDEFRLNERLTLTGALRFDDYSDVGSHLSPRLAAVWRIDAENIIKAQYARAFRPPTFYEQEYSANDDIGFGEIATYELGYILKKPTWEGRVIVFHSELTDPIVFYNPESAYANVADARLQGVEFEYQQRLRRDLKLDGNLSYVQTRDESSGRSLPGGTNLLANLALIWRPAPAWTLAAQLAYVGETERREDDDRDPLEAYTTLDLTLSYAKPGSGPFARLGVKNLANANVRYPDQEASAGGVDWIYADDYPRPDRRWWLELGYAF; encoded by the coding sequence GTGACGGCAACTGTCTTGCTGACATCTCTGCTCAGCGCGGCGGGTTTCGCCAGCGAGCGGGCTGGGGAAGTCGCGGACACCGAATCGCTCAATGACCTGCTCTCCATCATCGACCAGCAGACGCAGCTTGCCACCAAAAGCGGCATGAATGCCGATTATGTGCCAGGCATGGCGACGATTTTAACCGGCGATGATCTGCGCGCGCGTGGCGTGCGCTCGGTCAGTGAGGCGCTGGCGCTGGTGCCTGGCATCAGCCAGGCCATCGAGATGACCGGCGAGCGCCAGATTCTGAGCCGCGGCATCGGCTACGGCTACGCCTCGGGCAATCTCAAGATCCTGCTCGATGGCGTGTCGATGAACGCCACCCTCTATGCCACCGCCAACCCGGTGCTCAACATTCCCATCGAGCAGGTCGAGCGCATCGAGGTGATTCGCGGCCCTGGCGCCTCGGTGCATGGGGAGTATGCCTTTGCTGGCGTGATCGATGTCATCACGCGCACGGGCGACCGCGAAGTCTCGGCCTCGGCGATGGAGGACGGCGATTACGGTGGCGGCCTGATGTGGCACTGGGCCGACCCCGAACGCGATCTGGCGTTGTCGGTCAATGCTTACGGGTTGGATGGCGACGGCGGGGTTGATGTCGCCACCGATGCGGCCTTCAACCTCGGCATGCCCGAGATCTCCAATGCCCCGGGCCTCTCGAATGAGTCGCATCGCTATCGCGGACTCTTTGCCGACATCCGCTGGGGCGCTTTCTTTGGCTCAATCAAGCTGCTCGATGATGACTACGGCGACTATTTCGGCATCAATCACTTTTTGCCGCCGGATGATGACCGGCTGGCCTCGCGACAGCGTTACCAATCCTTGCAGCTTGGCACCGATCTGACCTTCAATGCGCGCTGGCGCAGCCGGCTGCGGTTCGAGGTACTTCGCTACGAGCGCGATCGCGATGACCTGTTTGTGTTTCCCACCGGCTATTTCTTCGACGACGAGTCGGTAGTCATGAGCCAGGATTATCAGGAAACCCGCTATTTAATCGCCGCCGATACGCACTGGAACCCGAATGATCGCCATCAGGTCCTCTTTGGTCTGGAAGCCAGTCATGTCGCGGTGGACGAGGCCACCTGGGACTGGCCAGCGGCGTTTGAAATCGACTTCCCCTGGCTGGATGACCAGCGCAACCGGCGCATCCTGAGCGCGATCGTGCAGGATGAATTCCGCCTCAACGAGCGGCTGACCCTGACCGGCGCGCTGCGCTTTGATGACTACAGCGATGTCGGCTCGCATCTCAGCCCGCGGCTGGCGGCAGTTTGGCGCATCGATGCCGAGAACATCATCAAGGCGCAGTATGCGCGCGCCTTTCGTCCGCCAACCTTCTACGAGCAGGAATACTCCGCCAACGATGACATCGGCTTTGGCGAGATTGCGACCTACGAGCTCGGCTACATCCTGAAAAAGCCGACCTGGGAAGGGCGGGTGATTGTGTTTCACTCCGAGTTGACTGATCCGATCGTCTTCTACAACCCTGAGAGTGCCTATGCCAATGTCGCTGATGCCCGACTGCAAGGTGTGGAGTTTGAGTATCAGCAGCGCCTGCGCCGCGATCTTAAGCTCGATGGCAACCTGTCCTATGTCCAAACCCGAGATGAAAGCAGCGGCCGCTCGCTGCCCGGCGGCACCAACCTGCTGGCGAATCTGGCGCTGATCTGGCGCCCGGCGCCGGCCTGGACTCTGGCCGCGCAGCTGGCCTATGTTGGTGAAACTGAGCGCCGCGAGGACGATGACCGCGACCCGCTCGAGGCCTATACCACGCTGGACCTGACGCTCAGTTATGCCAAACCCGGCTCGGGTCCCTTCGCACGTCTCGGGGTCAAGAATCTCGCCAATGCCAATGTGCGCTACCCCGATCAGGAGGCGAGCGCTGGCGGTGTCGACTGGATCTACGCTGACGATTACCCCCGTCCCGACCGGCGCTGGTGGCTCGAGCTTGGGTACGCGTTCTGA
- the rlmB gene encoding 23S rRNA (guanosine(2251)-2'-O)-methyltransferase RlmB has protein sequence MAKGNGNAKAGGRGKADGAGKACVSNADGLVKSAGAAVVIGINAVRAALNQGGVRELWLDRARRDRRLNELVEQARADGVPVRRQARDALDDAASGGNHQGALAWTDAPVARTEADLDQLLAAGPRDPLLLVLDGVTDPHNLGACLRCADGAGALAVIAPRDRAVGLNATAVKVASGAAASVPFVQVTNLSRTLTQLQERGVWVLGLAGQASHSLFELELKGPLALVLGSEGKGMRRLTREHCDQLAALPMRGQVESLNVSVSAGICLYEAVRQRLAVAA, from the coding sequence ATGGCCAAGGGGAATGGGAACGCCAAGGCGGGTGGCAGGGGCAAAGCGGATGGCGCGGGTAAAGCCTGCGTCAGCAACGCGGATGGACTGGTGAAAAGCGCAGGTGCCGCGGTCGTGATTGGCATCAATGCCGTGCGCGCGGCCCTGAACCAGGGCGGGGTGCGCGAGCTGTGGCTTGACCGCGCCCGGCGCGATCGTCGTCTGAATGAACTGGTCGAGCAGGCGCGCGCCGATGGTGTGCCCGTGCGCCGGCAGGCCCGGGATGCGCTCGATGATGCCGCCAGTGGCGGTAATCATCAGGGTGCGCTGGCTTGGACCGATGCGCCGGTCGCTCGCACCGAGGCCGATCTGGACCAGTTACTCGCGGCCGGCCCGCGCGACCCGCTGCTGCTGGTGCTCGACGGCGTCACCGACCCGCATAATCTGGGCGCCTGCCTGCGCTGTGCCGACGGTGCTGGCGCACTCGCGGTCATTGCCCCGCGCGATCGCGCCGTGGGGCTGAATGCCACGGCGGTCAAGGTGGCCAGCGGTGCCGCGGCCAGTGTGCCTTTCGTGCAGGTGACCAATCTGTCCCGCACCTTGACCCAGCTCCAGGAGCGCGGGGTCTGGGTTCTTGGGCTGGCTGGCCAGGCATCGCACAGCCTGTTCGAGCTCGAGTTAAAGGGCCCGCTCGCACTGGTGCTCGGCAGCGAGGGCAAAGGCATGCGACGCCTGACGCGCGAGCACTGCGACCAACTTGCGGCCCTGCCGATGCGCGGTCAGGTCGAGAGCCTGAATGTCTCGGTCAGCGCCGGGATTTGTCTCTATGAGGCTGTGCGCCAGCGGTTAGCGGTTGCGGCTTAA
- the rnr gene encoding ribonuclease R, which translates to MARRKKTQSTKALDPHREREARKYDNPIPSREFILETLTDGGVPMDFEAVAQALGLTDPEQQQALERRLGAMVRDGQLVRNRRAAYCLVNKKDLIAGRVIGHPDGFGFLKPDDGGDDLYLYPKEMRALFHGDRIVARVTGRDRRGRLEGAVVEVLERNTQSVVGRFYSESGVGFVVPDNKRINHDIIVPSDRVGQATKGQIVVAEITDQPTKRTQPLGRVQEVLGDHMASGMETDIAIRAHDLPVAWPEAVLAQIADLTEEVPEAAKAGREDLRGLPLVTIDGADARDFDDAVYAERKPKGWRLLVCIADVSAYVMPGTALDEEARARGNSVYFPDRVIPMLPEVLSNGLCSLNPQVDRLCTGCELYVNREGRVTRSRFFEGVMRSAARLTYDQVASLLSDGRIDGEPELSEQHAELLPHLHELHQLFHALLEARSERGAIDFDTVETQFIFNEQGRLASIEPRTRNDAHRLIEECMLAANVAAARQFERRKMPALFRIHEQPKAEKLSDLREFLAELGLNLPGGDKPTAKDYGTLLDSVRGRADFHLIQTVLLRSMQQAMYSSDNVGHFGLAYEGYTHFTSPIRRYPDLIVHRILKHILAGGSVAELDYSKPELQQIAEHCSGTERRADEATRDAADWLKCEYMRDKLGEQFDGTIVSVQGFGLFVELDDVYVDGLVHITALDNDFYHFDPIGHRLNGARTGQVYRLGDRLRVQVAAVNLDDRKIDFVLAPADKKSEGAKRSRRRGSRKRAAS; encoded by the coding sequence GTGGCCAGACGCAAGAAGACTCAATCGACAAAGGCCCTCGATCCGCACCGCGAGCGTGAGGCGAGGAAGTACGACAACCCCATCCCCAGCCGCGAGTTCATTCTCGAGACCCTGACCGACGGCGGGGTGCCGATGGACTTTGAGGCCGTTGCCCAAGCGCTCGGCCTGACTGACCCCGAGCAGCAGCAGGCGCTGGAGCGCCGCCTTGGCGCCATGGTGCGCGACGGGCAGCTGGTGCGCAATCGCCGCGCCGCTTACTGCCTGGTCAACAAGAAGGATCTGATCGCCGGGCGGGTAATCGGGCATCCGGATGGCTTTGGCTTCCTCAAGCCAGATGACGGCGGGGATGATCTTTATCTCTACCCGAAAGAGATGCGCGCGCTCTTCCATGGCGATCGCATTGTCGCGCGGGTGACCGGGCGCGACCGGCGTGGGCGGCTCGAAGGGGCGGTGGTGGAGGTTCTCGAGCGCAACACCCAGTCGGTGGTGGGGCGTTTTTATTCCGAGAGCGGTGTTGGTTTCGTGGTGCCGGACAACAAGCGGATCAATCACGACATCATCGTCCCGAGTGATCGCGTTGGTCAGGCGACCAAGGGCCAGATCGTGGTGGCGGAGATCACCGATCAGCCCACCAAGCGCACGCAGCCGCTTGGGCGGGTTCAGGAAGTCCTGGGCGATCACATGGCCTCTGGTATGGAGACCGACATCGCCATCCGCGCGCACGATCTGCCCGTTGCCTGGCCCGAGGCGGTGCTGGCGCAGATTGCCGATCTGACCGAGGAGGTGCCGGAAGCGGCCAAGGCCGGGCGCGAGGACTTGCGCGGCTTGCCGCTGGTTACCATCGACGGCGCCGATGCGCGTGACTTCGACGACGCCGTCTATGCCGAGCGCAAGCCCAAGGGTTGGCGGCTGTTGGTGTGCATTGCCGATGTCTCGGCCTATGTGATGCCAGGCACGGCGCTGGACGAGGAAGCCCGCGCGCGCGGCAATTCGGTGTATTTCCCTGATCGGGTCATCCCGATGCTGCCGGAGGTGCTGTCCAACGGGCTCTGCTCGCTCAATCCGCAGGTCGATCGCCTGTGCACGGGGTGCGAGCTTTATGTCAACCGCGAAGGCCGGGTGACCCGCTCGCGCTTCTTCGAGGGCGTGATGCGCTCGGCTGCCCGTCTCACCTATGATCAGGTCGCGAGCCTGTTGAGCGATGGGCGGATCGATGGCGAGCCCGAACTGTCTGAGCAGCATGCCGAGTTGCTGCCGCACCTGCATGAACTGCATCAGCTGTTTCATGCGCTGCTTGAGGCACGCAGCGAGCGCGGGGCCATCGACTTCGATACGGTCGAGACCCAGTTCATCTTCAACGAGCAGGGCCGCCTGGCATCAATCGAGCCGCGCACCCGCAACGATGCCCATCGCCTGATCGAAGAATGCATGCTCGCGGCCAATGTGGCCGCCGCACGGCAGTTCGAGCGCAGGAAGATGCCGGCGCTGTTTCGCATCCACGAGCAGCCCAAGGCCGAGAAGCTCTCCGACCTGCGTGAGTTTCTTGCCGAGCTCGGGCTGAACCTGCCTGGCGGCGACAAGCCCACTGCCAAGGACTATGGCACCCTGCTGGATTCAGTGCGCGGGCGGGCGGATTTTCATCTCATCCAGACCGTGCTGCTGCGCTCCATGCAGCAGGCGATGTATAGCTCGGACAATGTCGGCCACTTTGGTCTGGCCTACGAGGGCTATACCCATTTCACCTCACCGATCCGCCGCTATCCGGACCTAATCGTCCACCGCATCCTCAAGCACATTCTGGCCGGTGGAAGTGTGGCGGAGCTGGATTACTCCAAGCCCGAACTACAGCAGATTGCCGAGCATTGCTCAGGCACCGAGAGGCGCGCCGACGAGGCCACCCGCGATGCCGCCGACTGGCTGAAATGCGAGTACATGCGCGACAAGCTCGGCGAGCAGTTCGACGGCACCATCGTCAGCGTGCAGGGCTTTGGCCTGTTCGTCGAACTCGACGATGTCTATGTCGACGGGCTGGTGCACATTACTGCGCTGGATAACGACTTCTACCACTTCGACCCCATCGGCCACCGACTCAATGGCGCCCGCACGGGCCAAGTCTATCGGCTCGGCGACCGGTTACGGGTGCAGGTGGCGGCAGTCAATCTCGATGACCGCAAGATCGACTTCGTGCTGGCACCCGCGGACAAGAAGTCCGAGGGCGCGAAGCGCTCCCGCCGTCGCGGCAGCCGTAAACGCGCCGCTAGCTGA
- a CDS encoding type I restriction endonuclease subunit R, which translates to MTAEPANQNAEQLARDAIDRQLAAAGWVVQKQKTLDFNAGPGIAVREYQTDVGPADYVLFVDRQPLGVIEAKPEDWGHKITTVELQAETYAAARLKWLHHTKPLPFVYECTGVITRFTDARDPKPRSREVFSVHRPETLAEWAKQPASLRARLGQLPTLITGGLRDCQVRAIINLEDSLKAARARALVQMATGAGKTFTAISAVYRLLKFGDAKRVLFLVDTRNLGEQAEQEFMAFVPNDDNRKFTELYNVQRLSSGHIARDSQVCISTIQRMYALLKDQSLDEAAEETNPAEQLVKGKQPLPVVYNPWIPPEFFDVVIIDECHRSIYNLWRQVLEYFDAFLVGLTATPDSRTYGFFHKNVVSEYPHEQAVADGVNVGNEVFEIETGRTREGAVIKAKQQVERRERLTRRRRWEMQDADETYTAKDLDRSVVNPDQIRTVISAYRDSLARIFPGRREVPKTLIFAKTDSHADDIIQIVREVFDEGNAFCKKVTYRAARDRQDKDGGLLEKGEDPKSILAQFRNAYHPRIAVTVDMIATGTDVKPLECLIFMRDVRSRNYFEQMKGRGTRTLDADGLKKVTPSACTAKTHYVIVDAVGVTRSLKTASRPLITKPSVPLKDLATGVMMGVRDEDSVSSLAGRLARLDKQLDDPERARIQTAAGGTRLTTIVRSLVDAIDPDRIEERARIITGSDHGFGEPGDSQRDQARDELVGEAARIFTGPLIELLDSIRRDKEQIIDHDNLDNLVTADWAGETAENAAALRKEFAQYLSEHRDQIEALSIFFTQPARRAAVTYGMIQSLLDQLRQDRPKLAPLRVWQAYSQLDQLPAGTASPISELTTLVALIRRVCGIDQRIAPYDDTVRRNFQNWIMRRHSGAGEKFNEEQMAWLRMIRDHVAGSFRFERDDLELAPFDGQGGIGRMYQLFGEGMDEVIEKLNEVLAA; encoded by the coding sequence ATGACTGCGGAACCCGCCAACCAGAACGCCGAGCAACTCGCCAGAGACGCCATCGACCGGCAGCTCGCCGCTGCGGGCTGGGTCGTGCAGAAACAGAAAACGCTCGATTTCAACGCCGGCCCCGGTATCGCCGTGCGCGAGTACCAGACCGACGTCGGTCCAGCCGATTATGTGCTCTTTGTCGACCGCCAGCCGCTTGGCGTGATCGAGGCTAAGCCTGAGGATTGGGGCCACAAAATCACCACGGTAGAGCTTCAGGCCGAGACCTACGCCGCCGCGCGGCTGAAATGGCTCCATCACACCAAACCCCTGCCCTTCGTCTACGAATGCACCGGCGTCATCACCCGCTTCACCGACGCCCGAGACCCCAAACCGCGCTCGCGCGAAGTCTTCAGCGTTCATCGTCCCGAGACCCTGGCTGAATGGGCCAAGCAGCCCGCCTCCCTGCGCGCACGGCTTGGCCAGCTGCCAACACTGATCACCGGCGGACTGCGCGACTGCCAGGTGCGCGCCATCATCAATCTGGAAGATTCTCTCAAGGCCGCCAGGGCGCGTGCCCTGGTCCAGATGGCGACCGGCGCGGGCAAGACCTTCACCGCCATCAGTGCAGTGTATCGGCTGCTTAAATTTGGCGATGCCAAGCGCGTGCTCTTCCTGGTCGACACCCGCAACCTGGGCGAGCAGGCCGAACAGGAATTCATGGCCTTCGTGCCCAATGATGACAATCGCAAATTCACCGAGCTGTATAACGTTCAGCGCCTGAGCTCCGGCCACATCGCCCGGGACAGCCAGGTCTGCATCAGCACCATCCAGCGCATGTACGCGCTCCTCAAAGACCAATCGCTGGACGAGGCGGCCGAGGAAACCAACCCGGCCGAGCAACTGGTCAAGGGCAAACAGCCGCTGCCGGTCGTCTACAACCCCTGGATTCCGCCTGAGTTCTTTGACGTCGTCATCATCGACGAATGCCACCGCTCCATCTACAACCTCTGGCGCCAGGTGCTCGAATACTTCGACGCTTTCTTGGTTGGCCTGACCGCCACGCCCGACAGCCGCACCTATGGCTTCTTTCACAAGAACGTCGTCAGCGAGTATCCGCACGAGCAAGCCGTCGCCGATGGCGTCAATGTCGGCAACGAGGTATTTGAGATCGAGACCGGGCGCACCAGGGAAGGCGCCGTCATCAAAGCCAAGCAGCAGGTCGAGCGCCGCGAGCGCCTCACCCGCCGCCGGCGCTGGGAAATGCAGGACGCCGATGAGACCTACACCGCCAAGGACCTAGACCGGTCGGTGGTTAATCCCGACCAGATTCGCACCGTCATCAGCGCCTATCGCGACAGCCTTGCGCGCATCTTTCCCGGACGCCGGGAGGTTCCCAAAACCCTGATCTTCGCCAAGACCGACAGCCACGCCGACGACATTATCCAGATCGTGCGCGAAGTCTTTGACGAAGGCAACGCCTTCTGCAAGAAGGTCACCTACCGCGCCGCGCGCGACCGCCAGGACAAGGACGGCGGGCTGCTCGAAAAAGGCGAGGACCCCAAGTCCATTCTGGCCCAGTTTCGCAACGCCTATCACCCGCGCATCGCCGTCACAGTGGACATGATCGCCACCGGTACCGACGTCAAACCGCTCGAGTGCCTGATTTTCATGCGCGACGTGCGCAGCCGCAATTACTTCGAGCAGATGAAAGGCCGTGGCACCCGCACCCTGGACGCCGACGGACTGAAGAAGGTCACGCCATCGGCCTGCACCGCCAAGACCCACTATGTCATCGTCGATGCAGTTGGCGTCACCCGCTCACTCAAGACCGCGAGCCGGCCACTGATCACCAAACCCTCGGTCCCGCTCAAGGATCTCGCCACTGGTGTGATGATGGGCGTGCGCGACGAGGACAGCGTCAGCTCCCTGGCCGGACGCCTTGCCCGCCTCGACAAGCAACTCGACGACCCGGAGCGGGCACGCATTCAGACCGCCGCCGGCGGCACCCGGCTCACCACCATCGTTCGCTCCCTGGTTGACGCCATCGATCCCGACCGCATCGAAGAACGCGCGCGCATTATCACCGGCAGCGACCACGGCTTCGGCGAGCCCGGCGACAGCCAGCGCGACCAGGCGCGGGATGAATTGGTCGGCGAAGCCGCCCGGATCTTCACCGGCCCGCTGATCGAACTACTCGACAGCATCCGCCGCGACAAGGAACAAATCATCGACCACGACAATCTCGACAACCTGGTCACCGCCGACTGGGCCGGCGAGACGGCCGAAAACGCCGCCGCACTGCGGAAAGAATTCGCGCAATATCTCAGCGAGCACCGCGACCAGATCGAGGCACTGTCCATCTTCTTCACCCAGCCCGCCCGCCGCGCCGCGGTCACTTATGGCATGATCCAAAGCCTGCTCGACCAGCTGCGCCAGGACCGCCCCAAGCTCGCCCCGCTGCGCGTGTGGCAAGCCTATTCTCAACTCGACCAGCTACCGGCAGGAACCGCCAGCCCGATCAGCGAGCTGACTACCCTGGTCGCCCTGATCCGGCGCGTCTGCGGCATCGACCAACGCATCGCACCCTACGACGACACCGTGCGCCGCAACTTCCAGAACTGGATCATGCGCCGCCACAGCGGCGCCGGCGAGAAGTTCAACGAAGAGCAAATGGCCTGGCTGCGCATGATTCGCGATCATGTGGCTGGGTCGTTCCGGTTCGAGCGAGATGATTTGGAATTGGCGCCTTTCGATGGCCAGGGTGGGATTGGTCGGATGTATCAGTTGTTTGGCGAGGGGATGGATGAGGTTATTGAGAAGTTGAATGAGGTATTGGCTGCGTGA